Proteins from a genomic interval of Micromonospora sp. NBC_00389:
- a CDS encoding glucose 1-dehydrogenase, whose product MTQLFSVEGKTVLVTGGSRGIGLMIAQGFVRAGAQVIISSRKADVCEAVAKELSAEGRCEAIPADLSDDAGAEGLAAAVRERFPRLDVLVNNAGATWGAPLENYPEAAFDKLWAVNVKAVFRLTTALLPALRAAASADDPARVINIGSIDGVRVPWLEVYAYSATKAAVHMLTRSLAHQLAGEQITVNAIAPGPFESKMMAFALNDPTSRASIEQQVPLGRIGRPEDMAGTAIYLSSRAGAYLTGAVIPVDGGITTHG is encoded by the coding sequence ATGACGCAGCTGTTCTCGGTCGAAGGCAAGACGGTCCTGGTCACCGGCGGGTCGCGGGGGATCGGTCTGATGATCGCCCAGGGCTTCGTCCGGGCCGGCGCGCAGGTGATCATCTCGTCCCGCAAGGCGGACGTCTGCGAGGCGGTCGCCAAGGAGCTCTCCGCCGAGGGCCGCTGCGAGGCCATCCCGGCCGACCTCAGCGACGACGCCGGCGCCGAGGGGCTGGCCGCCGCCGTGCGGGAGCGCTTCCCCCGCCTCGACGTGCTGGTCAACAACGCCGGTGCGACCTGGGGCGCGCCGCTGGAAAACTACCCGGAGGCCGCGTTCGACAAGCTGTGGGCGGTCAACGTCAAGGCCGTCTTCCGGCTGACCACCGCGCTGCTGCCGGCGCTGCGCGCCGCCGCCAGCGCCGACGACCCGGCCCGCGTGATCAACATCGGGTCGATCGACGGCGTCCGGGTGCCGTGGCTGGAGGTGTACGCGTACTCGGCCACCAAGGCGGCCGTGCACATGCTCACCCGCAGCCTGGCCCACCAGCTGGCCGGCGAGCAGATCACCGTCAACGCGATCGCGCCCGGCCCGTTCGAGAGCAAGATGATGGCGTTCGCGCTGAACGACCCGACGAGCCGGGCCTCCATCGAGCAGCAGGTGCCGCTGGGTCGCATCGGCCGCCCTGAGGACATGGCCGGCACGGCCATCTATCTGTCCTCGCGGGCCGGCGCGTACCTCACCGGCGCGGTCATTCCGGTCGACGGCGGCATCACCACGCACGGCTGA
- a CDS encoding SsgA family sporulation/cell division regulator — translation MSVIRPTTVEVETSLRLVAPDATALPVRASLRYDPADPYAVHVLFHAESAGGEAVSWSFARELLVTGLDEPAGIGDVRVWPWATPRGDFVALALSSPDGNALFEVPRSVLVRFLRRTYVVVRRGREAEHLDVDTAVNRLLAGR, via the coding sequence ATGAGTGTCATTCGACCGACGACCGTAGAGGTCGAGACGTCGCTAAGGCTCGTCGCGCCTGACGCCACCGCATTGCCGGTGCGTGCCAGTCTGCGTTACGACCCTGCTGACCCGTATGCGGTCCATGTCCTGTTTCATGCCGAATCGGCTGGTGGCGAGGCAGTGAGCTGGTCCTTTGCTCGCGAACTGCTGGTCACCGGCCTGGACGAGCCAGCCGGAATCGGGGATGTGCGGGTCTGGCCCTGGGCCACCCCGCGCGGCGACTTCGTCGCGCTGGCCCTCTCGTCACCGGACGGCAACGCCCTCTTCGAGGTGCCGCGCAGCGTCCTGGTGCGTTTCCTTCGACGGACCTACGTCGTCGTCCGGCGCGGCCGGGAGGCCGAGCACCTGGACGTCGACACGGCGGTGAACCGGCTGCTCGCCGGTCGCTGA
- a CDS encoding TIGR02611 family protein: MVVADPPRHPRWRDRISTTLDLIRANPTGRIALKVFIAIAGALVVTIGIALIPLPGPGWLLVIAGLGIWAVEYHWARRLLGFTRRHVHGWTQWVKRQSLLVRIVLGSVGLVFVGVVVWLSLKYSLGIDVVAQAMHYLATH, translated from the coding sequence ATCGTCGTGGCGGACCCGCCGCGGCACCCGCGCTGGCGGGATCGAATCTCGACCACCCTCGACCTGATCCGGGCCAACCCCACCGGCCGGATCGCCCTCAAGGTCTTCATCGCGATCGCCGGTGCGCTGGTGGTGACCATCGGCATCGCCCTCATTCCGCTCCCCGGGCCGGGTTGGCTGCTGGTCATCGCCGGGCTGGGCATCTGGGCCGTCGAGTACCACTGGGCCCGCCGGCTGCTCGGCTTCACCCGCCGGCACGTGCACGGCTGGACGCAGTGGGTGAAGCGGCAGTCACTGCTTGTGCGCATCGTGCTCGGCTCTGTCGGCCTGGTCTTCGTGGGCGTGGTGGTCTGGCTGTCGCTCAAGTACAGCCTCGGCATCGACGTGGTGGCGCAGGCGATGCACTACCTCGCGACGCACTGA